The Rhea pennata isolate bPtePen1 chromosome 9, bPtePen1.pri, whole genome shotgun sequence genome has a segment encoding these proteins:
- the SCHIP1 gene encoding schwannomin-interacting protein 1 isoform X3, with amino-acid sequence MRESPSGRSWPSEVSLMMARACIPAAAKAASPASLLGRLQSGMNLQICFVNDSGSDKDSDADDSKTETSLDTPLSPMSKQSSSYSDRDTTEEESESLDDMDFLTRQKKLQAEAKMALAMAKPMAKMQVEVEKQNRKKSPVADLLPHMPHISECLMKRSLKPTDLRDMTIGQLQVIVNDLHSQIESLNEELVQLLLIRDELHTEQDAMLVDIEDLTRHAESQQKHMAEKMPAK; translated from the exons ATGAGAGAGAGTCCATCAGGCAGAAGCTGGCCCTCGGAAGTTTCTTTGATGATGGCCCGGGCCTGTATACCAGCTGCAGCAAAAGCGGCAAGCCCAGCCTCTCTTCTCGGTAG GTTACAAAGTGGGATGAACCTGCAGATCTGTTTTGTGAACGACAGTGGCAGCGACAAAGACAGCGATGCTGACGACAGCAAGACAGAAACGAGCCTGGATACGCCCTTGTCCCCAATG AGCAAGCAGAGTTCTTCCTACTCGGACCGAGACACTACTGAAGAAGAGTCTGAATCCCTAGATGACATGGATTTTCTCACTAGGCAAAAGAAACTACAAGCTGAAGCCAAAATGGCCTTGGCTATGGCAAAGCCTATGGCCAAAATGCAAGTGGAGGTGGAAAAGCAGAACCGGAAGAAATCTCCAGTAGCTGATCTT CTGCCACATATGCCTCATATAAGTGAATGCCTGatgaaaagaagtttaaaaCCCACTGATCTACGAGATATGACTATTGGGCAGCTACAAGTGATAGTCAATGATCTCCACTCACAAATAGAAA GCTTGAATGAAGAATtggtgcagctgctgctcattCGAGATGAACTGCACACAGAGCAGGATGCGATGCTGGTGGACATCGAAGACCTGACCAG aCATGCTGAAAGTCAGCAGAAGCACATGGCAGAGAAAATgccagcaaaatga
- the SCHIP1 gene encoding schwannomin-interacting protein 1 isoform X2, translating to MVHQENCSYQAQKNERESIRQKLALGSFFDDGPGLYTSCSKSGKPSLSSRLQSGMNLQICFVNDSGSDKDSDADDSKTETSLDTPLSPMSKQSSSYSDRDTTEEESESLDDMDFLTRQKKLQAEAKMALAMAKPMAKMQVEVEKQNRKKSPVADLLPHMPHISECLMKRSLKPTDLRDMTIGQLQVIVNDLHSQIESLNEELVQLLLIRDELHTEQDAMLVDIEDLTRHAESQQKHMAEKMPAK from the exons GCTCAGAAGAATGAGAGAGAGTCCATCAGGCAGAAGCTGGCCCTCGGAAGTTTCTTTGATGATGGCCCGGGCCTGTATACCAGCTGCAGCAAAAGCGGCAAGCCCAGCCTCTCTTCTCG GTTACAAAGTGGGATGAACCTGCAGATCTGTTTTGTGAACGACAGTGGCAGCGACAAAGACAGCGATGCTGACGACAGCAAGACAGAAACGAGCCTGGATACGCCCTTGTCCCCAATG AGCAAGCAGAGTTCTTCCTACTCGGACCGAGACACTACTGAAGAAGAGTCTGAATCCCTAGATGACATGGATTTTCTCACTAGGCAAAAGAAACTACAAGCTGAAGCCAAAATGGCCTTGGCTATGGCAAAGCCTATGGCCAAAATGCAAGTGGAGGTGGAAAAGCAGAACCGGAAGAAATCTCCAGTAGCTGATCTT CTGCCACATATGCCTCATATAAGTGAATGCCTGatgaaaagaagtttaaaaCCCACTGATCTACGAGATATGACTATTGGGCAGCTACAAGTGATAGTCAATGATCTCCACTCACAAATAGAAA GCTTGAATGAAGAATtggtgcagctgctgctcattCGAGATGAACTGCACACAGAGCAGGATGCGATGCTGGTGGACATCGAAGACCTGACCAG aCATGCTGAAAGTCAGCAGAAGCACATGGCAGAGAAAATgccagcaaaatga
- the SCHIP1 gene encoding schwannomin-interacting protein 1 isoform X1, which yields MGWGRGGPARSVPSAMSGSEGYSGSQAGGGPDDITRKASAALDVQGNYKKAQKNERESIRQKLALGSFFDDGPGLYTSCSKSGKPSLSSRLQSGMNLQICFVNDSGSDKDSDADDSKTETSLDTPLSPMSKQSSSYSDRDTTEEESESLDDMDFLTRQKKLQAEAKMALAMAKPMAKMQVEVEKQNRKKSPVADLLPHMPHISECLMKRSLKPTDLRDMTIGQLQVIVNDLHSQIESLNEELVQLLLIRDELHTEQDAMLVDIEDLTRHAESQQKHMAEKMPAK from the exons GGTCCGAGGGTTACAGCGGGAGTCaggccggcggcgggccggATGACATCACCCGCAAAGCATCCGCCGCGCTGGACGTGCAGGGGAATTATAAAAAG GCTCAGAAGAATGAGAGAGAGTCCATCAGGCAGAAGCTGGCCCTCGGAAGTTTCTTTGATGATGGCCCGGGCCTGTATACCAGCTGCAGCAAAAGCGGCAAGCCCAGCCTCTCTTCTCG GTTACAAAGTGGGATGAACCTGCAGATCTGTTTTGTGAACGACAGTGGCAGCGACAAAGACAGCGATGCTGACGACAGCAAGACAGAAACGAGCCTGGATACGCCCTTGTCCCCAATG AGCAAGCAGAGTTCTTCCTACTCGGACCGAGACACTACTGAAGAAGAGTCTGAATCCCTAGATGACATGGATTTTCTCACTAGGCAAAAGAAACTACAAGCTGAAGCCAAAATGGCCTTGGCTATGGCAAAGCCTATGGCCAAAATGCAAGTGGAGGTGGAAAAGCAGAACCGGAAGAAATCTCCAGTAGCTGATCTT CTGCCACATATGCCTCATATAAGTGAATGCCTGatgaaaagaagtttaaaaCCCACTGATCTACGAGATATGACTATTGGGCAGCTACAAGTGATAGTCAATGATCTCCACTCACAAATAGAAA GCTTGAATGAAGAATtggtgcagctgctgctcattCGAGATGAACTGCACACAGAGCAGGATGCGATGCTGGTGGACATCGAAGACCTGACCAG aCATGCTGAAAGTCAGCAGAAGCACATGGCAGAGAAAATgccagcaaaatga